In one Arthrobacter jinronghuae genomic region, the following are encoded:
- a CDS encoding SDR family oxidoreductase, producing the protein MTRTYIVTGSASGIGAATAAILKERGNTVIGVDLRNADVEADLSKPEGRSAAVAKAVELAGGNVDAVIACAGISAPAPITVAVNFFGVTDFLTELAPVLAKSSAPRAAVVSSMASLQPNSPELVDAMLAGNEEEALRIGQALADNGPQTGYLNYPSSKRALSRWVRRESISPAFAGAGIPLNAVAPGTVLSAMTRDLLSTPEGRAMVDANVPMPLNGHSEPEVIARLLIWLTSEENSHTTGQTIYTDGGADATLRGDDIWS; encoded by the coding sequence ATGACTAGAACCTACATTGTGACCGGATCCGCCTCCGGCATCGGAGCAGCAACCGCCGCAATCCTGAAGGAACGCGGCAACACCGTCATCGGCGTCGACCTGCGCAACGCCGACGTCGAAGCGGACCTGAGCAAGCCCGAGGGCCGCTCCGCCGCCGTCGCCAAGGCCGTGGAACTTGCCGGCGGGAACGTCGACGCCGTGATCGCCTGCGCCGGCATCTCCGCCCCCGCACCCATCACCGTCGCCGTGAACTTCTTCGGCGTCACGGATTTCCTGACCGAACTGGCCCCGGTCCTGGCCAAGAGCAGCGCGCCCCGCGCCGCCGTCGTCAGCTCCATGGCGAGCCTGCAGCCCAACTCCCCCGAGCTTGTCGACGCCATGCTCGCCGGCAACGAGGAAGAAGCCCTGCGGATCGGCCAGGCACTCGCCGACAACGGCCCCCAGACCGGCTACCTCAACTACCCCTCCAGCAAGCGCGCCCTGAGCCGCTGGGTCCGCCGCGAAAGCATCAGCCCCGCCTTCGCCGGCGCCGGCATCCCGCTGAACGCCGTTGCCCCCGGCACCGTGCTCTCCGCCATGACGCGCGACCTGCTGTCCACCCCCGAAGGCCGGGCCATGGTGGACGCGAATGTCCCGATGCCGCTCAACGGCCACTCGGAACCGGAAGTTATTGCCCGCCTCCTGATCTGGCTGACCTCCGAGGAGAACAGCCACACCACGGGACAGACCATCTACACCGACGGCGGCGCCGACGCCACGCTGCGCGGCGACGACATCTGGTCCTAA
- a CDS encoding lysylphosphatidylglycerol synthase transmembrane domain-containing protein, whose protein sequence is MPRHGFSARGSRHSSRRRRYLRAMAVAVVLVLVFEYAVLPQLVGIDNVLRSLAGLPLIVLVGALCLEVTSWLSYSALTRVVLPGTSRPSYFTLVRIDLCDTAINHVVPGGGTTSAAARFRLLTLSGSPPQDALSAATIQVLGANLVLGALFGIGLLSMLGQVNVSGYYAAAGAVVLALFVLVVALLTVLDRHLAGAVRVVRSVAGAVPLMHPDSAEKFVRTVAGETQMFRAQPRRLLAGVALAALRWLLDAACLWVLVAAFGHVLGPGELLVAYSLAGLVSMVPLTPGGVGLVEGLLVPTLTGFGAPSHVAVLGVLSWRILQFWLPIPVGALAYVSLRLGVLRRAGRRRREIVLTGANGSADGR, encoded by the coding sequence ATGCCCAGGCACGGCTTCTCGGCACGCGGTTCCCGGCATTCGTCCCGCCGCCGGCGGTATCTGCGCGCGATGGCGGTGGCCGTGGTGCTGGTGCTGGTCTTCGAATACGCGGTCCTGCCGCAGCTGGTCGGTATCGACAACGTCCTGCGGTCCTTGGCCGGGTTGCCGCTGATAGTGCTGGTGGGTGCGCTGTGCCTGGAGGTCACCTCCTGGCTGAGCTACAGCGCGCTGACGCGGGTGGTGTTGCCTGGCACCTCGCGGCCGTCCTATTTCACGTTGGTGCGGATCGACCTGTGCGACACCGCCATTAACCACGTGGTGCCCGGCGGCGGAACGACGTCGGCCGCTGCCCGGTTCCGGCTGCTCACCCTGTCCGGATCTCCGCCGCAGGATGCGCTCAGTGCGGCAACCATTCAGGTGCTGGGAGCGAACCTGGTTCTCGGTGCGCTGTTTGGTATCGGGTTGCTGTCCATGCTCGGGCAGGTGAACGTCAGCGGCTATTACGCGGCCGCCGGGGCAGTGGTGCTGGCGCTGTTCGTGCTTGTCGTGGCTCTGCTGACCGTCCTGGACCGGCATCTCGCGGGAGCGGTGCGGGTGGTGCGGTCGGTGGCAGGAGCGGTTCCGCTGATGCACCCGGACAGTGCCGAAAAATTTGTCCGGACGGTGGCCGGCGAAACACAGATGTTCCGTGCACAGCCGCGCCGGCTTCTTGCCGGGGTGGCGCTGGCGGCGCTGCGCTGGCTTCTGGACGCAGCCTGCCTGTGGGTGCTGGTAGCGGCGTTTGGCCACGTGCTGGGGCCGGGGGAGCTGCTGGTCGCTTATTCCTTGGCCGGGCTGGTGTCGATGGTGCCGCTGACCCCCGGCGGGGTAGGGCTGGTGGAGGGGCTGCTGGTCCCCACTCTCACCGGATTCGGCGCACCGTCACACGTTGCGGTCCTGGGGGTCCTGTCCTGGCGGATCCTGCAGTTCTGGCTGCCGATCCCCGTAGGGGCGCTGGCCTATGTCTCACTGCGGCTGGGTGTGCTGCGCCGGGCGGGCCGCCGGCGCCGGGAGATAGTCCTCACCGGCGCCAACGGTTCCGCGGATGGGCGGTGA
- a CDS encoding ABC transporter permease has protein sequence MFLALRELRFARARFGLMGGVVALIAVLMVLLSGLSSGLVNDGVSGLKAMPATAFAFNEGTKTDNAFSRSVVDEHQAAVWAEQPGVEESALMGTAMMNGTTGNGTQVDLALFGIEPGSFLAPTVGEGRSIAAPNEIVVSATAAEEGLHIGDVVTLERIGVELTVVGYTDGQATFGHVDLAYLPLDTWQYLASGQSSPGAPTADTVSGVDFDTASTVALKAADGADIDFAAGDEAAGTVTSTLAESFNASPGYSAETMTLEMIQIFLYAICALVVGAFFTVWTIQRKHELAVLRAVGASTGYLLRDGLLQAAIILVTSTVAGILAGLAMGAGLTGTAMPFALEATPILTAAVLTIVLGLAGAALAIVRISRVDPLAALGGQR, from the coding sequence ATGTTCCTAGCGCTTCGAGAGTTGCGTTTTGCCCGGGCCAGGTTCGGACTGATGGGCGGCGTCGTCGCCCTCATCGCCGTTCTCATGGTCCTGCTATCCGGCTTGTCCTCCGGACTGGTCAACGACGGCGTGTCCGGCCTGAAAGCCATGCCTGCCACCGCCTTTGCCTTCAATGAAGGCACCAAAACCGACAACGCTTTCTCCCGCAGCGTCGTCGACGAACACCAGGCCGCGGTCTGGGCCGAACAGCCCGGCGTCGAGGAGTCCGCCCTGATGGGCACCGCCATGATGAACGGCACCACCGGCAACGGCACCCAGGTCGACCTGGCCCTGTTCGGGATCGAGCCCGGTTCCTTCCTGGCGCCGACGGTCGGCGAAGGACGCAGCATTGCCGCACCCAACGAGATCGTGGTGTCAGCCACTGCAGCCGAAGAAGGCCTGCACATCGGCGACGTCGTCACCCTGGAGCGCATCGGCGTCGAATTGACAGTGGTGGGCTACACCGACGGGCAGGCGACTTTCGGGCACGTCGACCTCGCCTACCTGCCGCTGGACACCTGGCAGTATCTGGCCAGCGGACAGAGTTCCCCCGGGGCGCCGACCGCTGACACCGTGTCCGGCGTTGACTTCGACACCGCCAGCACGGTTGCCCTAAAGGCGGCCGACGGAGCGGACATCGATTTCGCCGCCGGCGATGAAGCGGCCGGAACGGTCACCTCGACCCTGGCGGAATCCTTCAACGCCTCCCCCGGCTACTCCGCCGAAACCATGACCCTGGAAATGATCCAGATCTTCCTGTACGCCATCTGCGCCCTTGTGGTGGGCGCGTTCTTCACGGTCTGGACCATCCAGCGCAAGCACGAACTCGCTGTGCTGCGCGCCGTGGGCGCCTCCACCGGATACCTGCTGCGTGACGGACTGCTCCAGGCGGCCATCATCCTGGTGACCTCCACCGTTGCCGGCATTCTCGCCGGCCTCGCCATGGGTGCCGGACTGACTGGTACGGCCATGCCGTTTGCCCTTGAGGCCACTCCCATCCTGACGGCCGCGGTCCTGACGATCGTCCTGGGTCTGGCGGGCGCCGCCCTGGCCATTGTTCGGATTTCCCGCGTAGACCCCCTGGCAGCCCTTGGAGGACAGAGATGA
- a CDS encoding ABC transporter ATP-binding protein: MSTATEERTPGTRTGGLLIESANLALGDGDSTVQALANVSLTVRPGEMVAVVGPSGAGKSSLLAVAGALTTPDSGSVRVNGVDLDTLGKAARARFRLQEIGFVFQSGNLIPALNSAEQLRLMQKLAGARDILDPLELLAAVGMDHKARSRPDQLSGGERQRVGIARSLVNRPSLLLVDEPTAALDRARSQDVVALLARETHERGVATVMVTHDHDVLHHCDRVVEMVDGRLSS, translated from the coding sequence ATGAGCACCGCCACTGAAGAACGCACTCCCGGCACGCGTACCGGCGGACTGCTGATCGAGTCCGCGAACCTCGCCCTGGGCGACGGTGACAGCACGGTGCAGGCCCTGGCTAACGTCTCGCTAACCGTCCGCCCCGGTGAGATGGTCGCCGTCGTCGGCCCGTCCGGCGCCGGAAAGTCCAGCCTGCTGGCCGTGGCCGGGGCCCTCACCACCCCCGATTCCGGTTCCGTCCGGGTCAATGGAGTGGATCTGGACACCTTGGGCAAGGCGGCCCGGGCCCGGTTCCGCCTGCAGGAGATCGGCTTCGTGTTCCAGTCCGGGAACCTGATTCCGGCACTGAATTCGGCGGAACAGCTGCGCCTGATGCAGAAGCTTGCCGGCGCCCGGGACATTCTCGACCCGCTGGAGCTCCTGGCGGCAGTGGGCATGGACCACAAGGCCCGGAGCCGGCCCGACCAGCTGTCCGGTGGTGAGCGCCAGCGGGTCGGGATTGCGCGTTCACTGGTGAACCGGCCGTCGCTGTTGCTCGTGGATGAGCCCACCGCTGCCCTGGACCGCGCCCGCAGCCAGGACGTGGTTGCCCTGCTCGCCCGGGAAACCCATGAGCGCGGCGTTGCTACAGTTATGGTGACGCACGATCACGACGTCCTGCACCACTGCGACCGCGTCGTCGAAATGGTGGATGGGCGCCTCTCAAGCTAG
- a CDS encoding TetR/AcrR family transcriptional regulator, translated as MPRITAPTVAEHRAAQQRALLDAARTLLARTGEAPSMAEVAALAGLARPSAYQYYKSRQDLLHALVLDVFPRWTQRVREAMDAEPEPADRIMAYVLTNIRLVAEGEHAVGNALAAVAPGEELDNQSAMMHRQLLTPLVETLTAMGVPDPPVTAELINAIVHSSTRLLESGTGPETVEERVRELLGPYVRENRTIPIRENTP; from the coding sequence GTGCCCCGAATCACTGCCCCCACGGTGGCCGAACACCGGGCGGCACAGCAGCGGGCGCTGCTGGACGCGGCACGCACCCTCCTGGCCCGCACCGGCGAGGCCCCCAGCATGGCCGAAGTGGCCGCGCTGGCGGGCCTCGCCCGTCCGAGCGCCTACCAGTATTACAAGTCCCGCCAGGATCTCCTCCATGCCCTGGTGCTGGACGTTTTCCCGCGCTGGACGCAGCGGGTGCGGGAAGCCATGGATGCGGAGCCGGAACCCGCGGACCGCATCATGGCCTATGTGCTGACGAACATCCGCCTGGTCGCGGAGGGTGAGCACGCCGTCGGCAACGCGCTGGCCGCCGTCGCCCCCGGCGAGGAACTGGACAACCAAAGTGCCATGATGCACCGCCAGCTGCTCACTCCGCTGGTGGAGACGCTGACTGCGATGGGCGTTCCGGATCCGCCGGTGACGGCCGAGCTCATCAACGCCATCGTGCATTCGTCCACCAGGCTGCTGGAATCCGGCACCGGGCCGGAGACGGTCGAGGAGCGGGTACGGGAACTCCTCGGCCCCTACGTCCGCGAAAACCGCACTATCCCCATCCGGGAGAACACCCCATGA
- a CDS encoding DUF3054 domain-containing protein — MTDTTIRSAPAVRTWPWVLATDLVLIVVFAALGRQSHEHGLAVLGILTTALPFLLACLLSWAALRAWRRPARLWPDGVVIWLGTVAAGLGIRALAGGGTAVSFQMVTLAVLGVFLLGQRAAWTVVSRRRHRSIH; from the coding sequence ATGACAGACACCACCATCCGATCTGCCCCAGCCGTCCGGACCTGGCCCTGGGTTCTTGCCACGGACCTCGTCCTCATCGTCGTTTTCGCCGCCCTTGGCCGGCAAAGCCACGAACACGGCCTGGCCGTCCTCGGCATCCTCACCACCGCACTGCCGTTCCTGCTGGCATGCCTGCTCTCGTGGGCGGCCTTGCGCGCCTGGCGGCGTCCGGCACGGCTATGGCCCGACGGCGTCGTCATCTGGCTCGGAACCGTAGCCGCCGGTCTGGGAATCCGTGCGCTGGCCGGCGGCGGCACCGCCGTCAGCTTCCAGATGGTCACCCTGGCAGTGCTTGGAGTGTTCCTGCTCGGCCAGCGCGCGGCGTGGACAGTGGTTTCCCGCCGCCGGCACCGTTCCATCCACTAG
- a CDS encoding Lrp/AsnC family transcriptional regulator: MITAFVLIQTDSARIPECAEEISEIDGISEVYSVTGECDLIAIARVQRHEDLADAIANRLSKVDGVIGTTTQIAFRAYSQHDLDAAFSLGFDS; the protein is encoded by the coding sequence ATGATCACCGCTTTTGTACTCATCCAGACCGACTCCGCCAGGATCCCGGAATGCGCCGAGGAAATCTCCGAGATCGACGGCATCAGCGAGGTCTACTCCGTGACCGGCGAATGCGACCTGATCGCCATCGCACGGGTGCAGCGCCATGAGGACCTCGCCGATGCGATTGCCAACCGACTGTCCAAGGTCGACGGGGTGATCGGAACCACCACGCAGATAGCGTTCCGTGCCTACTCGCAGCACGACCTGGACGCGGCGTTCTCACTGGGCTTCGACAGCTAG
- the trpD gene encoding anthranilate phosphoribosyltransferase, with the protein MTTIPSSGDTWPSLINALIGGENLSTEQTRWAMATIMAGNATDSQIAGFLVALRAKGETVDELTGLVEAMVASARPINIPGETLDIVGTGGDRHNTVNISTMAALVCAGAGAKVVKHGNRAASSASGSADVIEALGVRLDLSVDRVAQAAVEAGITFCFAQVFHPSMRFAAVPRREMGVATAFNFMGPLTNPSNPSASAIGVADARLAPLMAGVLARRGVRALVFRGGDGLDEMTTTGVSTVWEVRNGAVEESVVDPLDLGISRATLEDLRGGDAAANAAVVRSVLAGDKGPVRDAVVLNAAAALVALDRGADGPLIERLSRGLARACDSIDGGGAQAALDRWVAVTQ; encoded by the coding sequence GTGACTACGATTCCGAGTTCCGGTGACACCTGGCCGAGCCTGATTAATGCCCTCATCGGAGGCGAAAACCTCTCTACTGAGCAGACCCGATGGGCCATGGCCACCATCATGGCCGGCAATGCCACGGACTCCCAGATTGCAGGGTTCCTCGTGGCGCTGCGTGCCAAGGGCGAAACCGTTGACGAGCTCACCGGCCTCGTCGAGGCGATGGTTGCCAGTGCCCGCCCCATCAACATCCCGGGGGAGACGCTCGACATCGTAGGCACCGGCGGGGACCGCCACAACACGGTCAACATTTCCACCATGGCCGCACTCGTGTGCGCGGGAGCCGGCGCGAAGGTGGTTAAGCACGGGAACCGCGCTGCGTCGTCGGCCTCCGGATCTGCGGACGTCATTGAAGCACTGGGGGTCCGGCTGGATCTGTCGGTGGACCGGGTGGCTCAGGCTGCTGTCGAGGCCGGCATCACGTTCTGCTTTGCCCAGGTCTTCCACCCATCCATGCGCTTCGCCGCCGTGCCGCGCCGCGAGATGGGTGTGGCCACCGCCTTCAACTTCATGGGACCGCTGACGAATCCGTCCAACCCCAGCGCATCGGCCATTGGTGTCGCAGACGCCCGGCTGGCACCGCTGATGGCCGGCGTGCTGGCCAGGCGCGGTGTGCGGGCCCTGGTGTTTCGCGGCGGCGACGGGCTGGACGAGATGACCACCACCGGTGTCTCTACCGTCTGGGAAGTCCGTAACGGTGCCGTAGAGGAGTCCGTAGTGGATCCCTTGGATCTCGGGATCAGCCGGGCCACGCTGGAGGATCTGCGGGGCGGTGACGCCGCCGCGAATGCGGCAGTGGTGCGCAGCGTACTGGCGGGGGACAAGGGGCCGGTGCGGGACGCCGTCGTGTTGAACGCGGCCGCGGCGCTGGTGGCCCTGGACCGCGGGGCGGACGGCCCGCTGATTGAACGGCTGTCCCGCGGTTTGGCCCGCGCCTGCGACTCGATCGACGGCGGTGGGGCCCAGGCGGCGCTGGACCGCTGGGTGGCCGTCACCCAGTAA
- the ctaE gene encoding aa3-type cytochrome oxidase subunit III, which translates to MTTATHAPSTPAHPTLNRPNMVSVGTVVWLSSELMFFAALFAMYFTLRSVSTELWAMETEKLNVPFAFVNTVILVSSSFTCQFGVFAAERLQPRRTGGLLKFSRWGMTEWFLLTFFLGAIFVSVQAYEYAMLVSEGVSLSSNSYGSAFYLTTGFHGLHVAGGLIAFLFIIGRAYAAKRFGHFEATSAIVTSYYWHFVDVVWIALFVIIYFLK; encoded by the coding sequence GTGACAACAGCGACCCATGCCCCCAGTACCCCGGCTCACCCCACGCTGAACCGCCCCAATATGGTTTCCGTAGGAACCGTGGTGTGGCTCTCCAGCGAACTGATGTTCTTTGCTGCTCTCTTCGCCATGTATTTCACTCTTCGCTCGGTCTCGACCGAACTGTGGGCCATGGAGACCGAGAAGCTGAACGTTCCGTTCGCTTTCGTGAACACGGTGATCCTTGTTTCCAGCTCCTTCACTTGCCAGTTCGGCGTCTTCGCCGCAGAACGACTTCAGCCTCGCCGCACCGGAGGGCTCCTGAAGTTCTCCCGTTGGGGCATGACTGAGTGGTTCCTGCTGACCTTCTTCCTCGGAGCAATCTTCGTCTCCGTACAGGCCTACGAATACGCCATGCTCGTCTCTGAAGGCGTCTCCCTCTCGTCGAACTCCTACGGTTCCGCGTTCTACCTCACCACCGGTTTCCACGGCCTGCACGTGGCCGGCGGCCTGATCGCGTTCCTCTTCATCATCGGCCGTGCCTACGCCGCCAAGCGCTTCGGACACTTCGAAGCAACTTCGGCGATCGTAACCTCGTACTACTGGCACTTCGTCGATGTGGTCTGGATTGCCCTGTTCGTCATCATTTACTTCCTCAAGTAA
- the qcrC gene encoding cytochrome bc1 complex diheme cytochrome c subunit, with amino-acid sequence MKALSQRRRHPLAAVALLLLGLLVTGGLYAVANGANQAQAATTTYTAEDVSEGEKLFVANCATCHGIEATGTENGPSLVGVGAASVDFQVGTGRMPMAMQGPQAQEKPVQFSEDQTAELAAYVSSLGAGPSVPDSEYLEPDTTDEEASANGGELFRVNCAMCHNAAAAGGALTRGKFAPSLDGVSEKHIYEAMVTGPQNMPVFSDTNITPEDKQDIITFLKDIETSGSPGGAQLGSLGPVSEGLFIWTAGLGIIIAFTIWLTSRSS; translated from the coding sequence GTGAAGGCACTATCGCAAAGGCGGCGTCATCCCCTCGCAGCAGTCGCGCTGCTGCTGCTGGGACTCCTCGTTACGGGTGGTCTCTATGCCGTAGCCAACGGAGCCAACCAGGCCCAGGCAGCTACCACCACGTACACTGCCGAAGACGTCAGCGAGGGCGAGAAGCTCTTCGTCGCCAACTGTGCAACGTGCCACGGCATTGAAGCCACGGGCACCGAAAACGGGCCTTCGCTGGTAGGCGTCGGCGCAGCATCGGTCGACTTCCAGGTGGGCACCGGCCGTATGCCGATGGCCATGCAGGGCCCGCAGGCCCAGGAGAAGCCGGTCCAGTTCAGCGAAGACCAGACCGCCGAACTGGCTGCCTATGTCTCCAGCCTCGGTGCCGGCCCTTCGGTTCCGGATTCGGAATACCTTGAGCCGGACACCACCGATGAAGAGGCATCCGCCAACGGCGGTGAGCTGTTCCGCGTGAACTGCGCCATGTGCCACAACGCCGCAGCTGCCGGCGGCGCACTGACCCGGGGCAAGTTCGCTCCGAGCCTGGACGGCGTCAGCGAAAAGCACATCTACGAGGCCATGGTCACCGGCCCGCAGAACATGCCTGTCTTCAGCGACACCAACATCACTCCCGAGGACAAGCAGGACATCATCACGTTCCTCAAGGACATCGAAACCAGCGGCTCCCCCGGTGGAGCCCAGCTGGGCTCGCTCGGTCCCGTATCCGAGGGTCTGTTCATCTGGACCGCCGGTCTGGGAATCATCATCGCTTTCACCATCTGGTTGACCTCCCGGTCTTCCTAA
- the qcrA gene encoding cytochrome bc1 complex Rieske iron-sulfur subunit produces the protein MGDHSHGSPNTSGTVATAGQGDEEKFQNPGLPPHRPRLADTNPRAEKRAERQVASLFIVSIIGTIVFFIGYFSIHLDDASIAELRLQNILLGLGTAFAMLGIGVGIVHWAKTLMPDHEITEERHEIRPEEDRVIAEKMVGDIIEETGIKRRPLIRNTLLGAMVLAPLPAIAVFRDLGPLPGNTLRHTMWKEGTRLVRDPSGTPIKASDVTLGSAFHVIPDGLNDLHEHKLEEKAKAVVLLMRLNPEDLNPSPGREDWAVDGIVAYSKICTHVGCPVALYEQQTHHLLCPCHQSTFDVTQECKVIFGPAGHALPQLPIEVDSEGYLVAQRDFEEPVGPSYWERG, from the coding sequence ATGGGCGACCATAGTCACGGCAGTCCGAACACCTCGGGCACCGTCGCTACGGCTGGCCAGGGAGATGAGGAGAAGTTCCAGAATCCGGGACTTCCCCCACACCGCCCTCGTCTAGCCGACACAAATCCCCGCGCCGAAAAGCGGGCAGAGCGGCAGGTGGCGAGCCTGTTCATCGTGTCGATCATCGGCACCATCGTATTTTTCATCGGGTACTTCAGCATCCACCTGGATGATGCCAGCATCGCTGAACTGCGGCTGCAGAACATCCTCCTGGGGCTCGGCACCGCGTTCGCGATGCTCGGAATCGGCGTCGGCATTGTCCACTGGGCAAAGACGCTTATGCCGGACCACGAGATCACCGAAGAGCGTCACGAGATCCGTCCTGAAGAGGATCGTGTGATTGCGGAGAAGATGGTTGGGGACATCATCGAGGAAACGGGCATCAAGCGCCGTCCCCTGATCCGCAACACCCTCCTCGGCGCCATGGTCCTGGCACCGCTGCCGGCTATTGCCGTCTTCCGGGACCTCGGCCCGCTTCCGGGCAATACCCTTCGCCACACGATGTGGAAAGAGGGTACCCGCCTGGTGCGCGACCCCAGCGGCACCCCGATCAAGGCTTCGGATGTCACCCTGGGCTCGGCGTTCCACGTCATCCCCGACGGTCTGAACGACCTGCACGAGCACAAGCTCGAGGAAAAGGCCAAGGCTGTTGTCCTGCTGATGCGCCTGAACCCCGAGGACCTGAACCCCTCCCCCGGCCGCGAAGACTGGGCAGTGGACGGCATTGTCGCCTACTCCAAGATCTGCACGCACGTTGGGTGCCCGGTTGCCCTTTACGAGCAGCAGACGCACCACCTGCTGTGCCCGTGCCACCAGTCGACCTTCGATGTCACGCAGGAATGCAAAGTCATCTTCGGACCGGCCGGGCACGCACTGCCGCAGCTGCCGATCGAGGTCGACAGCGAGGGCTACCTGGTCGCCCAGCGCGACTTCGAAGAACCTGTCGGACCGAGCTACTGGGAGCGTGGCTAA
- the qcrB gene encoding cytochrome bc1 complex cytochrome b subunit, producing MSVTSATPYEAKTRLGRVTNFVDSRVNGSGMVKGLGRKIFPDHWSFMFGEVALYCFVILLLTGTFLTFFFDPSMAETRYEGSYVPLRGVEMSVAYESSLNISFDVRGGLFMRQVHHWSALLFVAAVSVHMLRVFFTGAFRKPRELNWVVGGVLLILSLAAGFTGYSLPDDLLSGNGLRIIDGVIKSVPVVGTYISFFLFGGEFPGTAIIGRLYMLHILLVPALILLMIAIHLFMVVIHKHTQFRGPGRTNNNVVGYPVGPVYAAKAGGFFFIVFGVIAIIAGFFTINPIWNYGPYDPSPVSAGTQPDWYIGWVDGALRLMPGFIGGFPLEWVIPFPWGDNTLSLNVLLPALGPAGLVFTLLFAWPWIEAWLTKDKRVHNLLDRPRNAPYRTGVGVAGITFYCVMWAAASSDLIATHFHVSLNDVTYWLRVLFFVGPILGFIIARRIALALQRKDREIVLHGVESGRIVRLPHGEYIEVHEPLDEYKRYRLVDFDSYKALPAQPDANGKISGKEKRRAKLSRFFFEDRVAPVTPSELENAHHHESPSEVAAKADDQVSIEQR from the coding sequence ATGAGTGTTACCTCTGCCACCCCTTACGAGGCCAAAACCCGTCTGGGACGCGTCACCAACTTCGTTGACTCACGGGTCAACGGCTCCGGCATGGTCAAGGGTCTGGGCCGCAAGATCTTCCCCGACCACTGGTCGTTCATGTTCGGCGAAGTGGCGCTGTACTGCTTCGTCATCCTGCTGCTGACCGGAACGTTCCTGACGTTCTTCTTCGATCCGTCCATGGCGGAAACGCGTTACGAAGGCAGCTACGTTCCGCTGCGCGGCGTGGAAATGTCCGTGGCCTATGAGTCCTCCCTGAACATCTCCTTCGATGTCCGCGGCGGCCTCTTCATGCGCCAGGTGCACCACTGGTCGGCCCTGCTCTTCGTAGCGGCCGTCTCGGTGCACATGCTCCGCGTGTTCTTCACCGGCGCGTTCCGCAAGCCCCGCGAGCTCAACTGGGTGGTGGGCGGCGTCCTGCTGATCCTGTCCCTGGCTGCCGGCTTCACCGGCTACTCCCTCCCCGATGACCTGCTCTCCGGCAACGGCCTGCGCATCATCGACGGCGTCATCAAGTCTGTCCCCGTGGTGGGCACCTACATCAGCTTCTTCCTCTTCGGAGGTGAATTCCCCGGAACGGCGATTATCGGCCGTCTGTACATGCTGCATATCCTCCTGGTTCCGGCGCTGATCCTGCTGATGATTGCGATCCACCTGTTCATGGTGGTCATCCACAAGCACACGCAGTTCCGCGGCCCCGGCCGGACCAACAACAACGTTGTCGGTTACCCGGTCGGCCCGGTCTACGCAGCGAAGGCCGGCGGCTTCTTCTTCATCGTCTTCGGCGTGATTGCCATCATCGCGGGCTTCTTCACCATCAACCCGATCTGGAACTACGGTCCCTACGATCCCTCCCCCGTGTCCGCCGGTACCCAGCCTGACTGGTACATCGGTTGGGTCGACGGCGCCCTGCGCCTGATGCCCGGCTTCATCGGCGGGTTCCCGCTGGAATGGGTCATCCCGTTCCCGTGGGGCGATAACACCCTGTCGCTGAACGTGCTGCTGCCGGCCCTGGGCCCGGCAGGCCTCGTCTTCACCCTGCTGTTCGCATGGCCGTGGATCGAAGCCTGGCTGACCAAGGACAAGCGGGTCCACAACCTGCTGGACCGTCCGCGCAACGCGCCGTACCGCACCGGCGTCGGCGTTGCAGGCATCACGTTCTACTGCGTCATGTGGGCCGCTGCCAGCTCCGACCTCATCGCCACGCACTTCCACGTGTCGCTGAACGATGTGACGTACTGGCTCCGTGTCCTGTTCTTCGTTGGTCCGATCCTGGGCTTCATCATTGCCCGCCGCATCGCCCTGGCGCTGCAGCGCAAGGACCGCGAGATTGTCCTGCACGGTGTTGAGAGCGGACGCATCGTCCGTCTCCCGCACGGCGAGTACATCGAGGTGCACGAGCCGCTGGACGAGTACAAGCGCTACCGCCTGGTGGACTTTGACTCCTACAAGGCGCTCCCGGCCCAGCCGGACGCCAACGGCAAGATCTCCGGAAAGGAGAAGCGACGCGCCAAGCTGTCCCGCTTCTTCTTCGAGGACCGCGTTGCTCCGGTGACGCCGTCCGAACTGGAGAATGCGCATCACCACGAATCGCCGTCCGAGGTTGCAGCCAAGGCTGACGACCAGGTGTCGATCGAACAGCGCTAG